CTCTTTTACAAGGACGTCGAAGCCACTCATCCCAATAGTGACATGAATCCACTCATGAATCATACCAAACATACAAGTGTCAATCATAACTCGTCCAACACTAAACGAGTTACATGTTTTGGTTAAATCATCACATTTTACCACCTCCCCTCATTTACCTCCAAATTTGGTAAAGGTCTCCGTTGACCAAGTATGCAGCAGTATTCCATAGCACTCCAACCATACTCTTCTTGTCTCATTCCTATCACTCTCATCCCAACTCCATATCATATAGAATAGTTTTAAGAGCTCGTTCATTCTGAATGTGTACGCTTCCTTTGTACTAGATACCATGTCAAACGTTAGCTTGCTTTGTAAGCGCCCAATTCCCGTACATGCGTCACGCATGGCCATTTATTATGAATCTTTTGGCGGAATATCTGAAAGTTGATCATCGTCTTTGTTTCCCCCACAATACTCCTTTGTAGCCATACAACATTATCTTTTGCCActaaaatttctattttcttgGTCCACCCATTCTTATTTGAGTCCTTAACAACTGTCTCTCTTGGCGTCTTTTCcaccttctcttcttcctttctaGGCTCCCTATATTTCTATATTTCTGCTTCAGGCTGCCTTCTTCCCCTTGTCTTTTAGCGctctctatttctttttctttggtctCTTTCACGTCAATTTTTCTTCTGTACATTTCTTCTACTATGAACTTTCTTTTCCTCCTCAGCACCATATTATTCATTTCTGCAATAGCCTTCAAAGTTTCTCCCTTGTTGTGTACCGCACGAATACAAAGAGATAAATCTGTCTGTTCTTGTTCTTCCTTGACAGGTAGATGTCTATAATCCTGCCCATCTAGTTGAACAGACTGAAAATTTATCGTTTTGATATATTCACCGGTAGATTGTCTACAAATACAAAAAAGAGTCTAGCTCCAATCAGTGATACTCTTCCTTGTTCTAGATTCTAAGATTTTTTCCGTGATTGATCGTTTGTCTATTGCTACCCTTCCCATTGTTCCCCCACCCCGTGTTTTCCGTCTCTTGCGCTCGCTCTCTCATGCTCTCTCTCATGATATATTCCCCGTGTTTGCCTAACTTTTAACTTTGCATGTATCATGATCATCTATAGAATAATATGAATATATGGTTAGGCTTAAATTAATGAGTAGTATTTCTAAGTTGAGTTATATGAATTAATGTTCAAATTCTTTTATAAAagattatctattttttaaattggtttattaaagattaaactagttttttttattattataactaGAGCTCTTAACCGTTAAAAAATGGGAGAAAATAATTTAGCAAAAATTAAAGTTACATTCAAAAACACCATATAACATTTAGTCACACGTATATCTTATTAAATTGGTGTCTCTCCACTGACATTGCCATTAAGAAGCCACCAACGTAGTATCACATAATCAAAAGAATCATTTACTTGAACAAAACACTTAAAACCAAGTTACTCTATTATAATGTTTACTATTTATTATATTCCACTAGTTATTAAAATGGTAGAACTCCTTCATTTTGGTATATTGAATTTTTCCACCCTTTCATATTGTGAATGGAGTTCTTGTatgttctttttaaaatttaatttctaataaaCATTATTAATAGAAAGTCATTACAAAAAACACTGTTAAAATCGATGGTCTAgtctttaataatattaaaaattgacgGTAAAATTAATGGTGGATGAAGTCACTATTAAACTTgtcgattttttaaaattctaataaaatcgaCGGCTTACCAGGCCATCGataataattcattaaaatcGACAATCTTTCCATttataatatgagtttgtgaATTTTCCATGCTTAATAAAATCGACAGTTTTATCGTCGATATTATTATACAAAATCGACATCGTTTCCGTCgatatttgatttaataaaatcgacaaAAGAGCCgtcgatttaattattaaaatactgACAAGTTCATTgtctatattttgttttcttttgtctattttaaatttaaaaagcgaCAACTTTACCATCGACTTTAAAtgccatatttttttaattattattttttatttgaaaaatagtagacaattaatgcaaatgaaattttaaatatcaaaattaaatttatacaaaatattagATAACAAGACAAATAGActcttaaatataatttatattaaatattagataatgagtttacaaacttatcaaaataataaataatcatcTAACATAGAGACTCAAGACAAGATAAATAACTAAATTCGGACTTATATTCGTTTAAATTGAAAttcactaataatacaaaatattcaaaataaagtaaataaCCCTACTCATACTCTTTTAAATATTCATTTGAGTCATCAAGATCGTCAAATTCATCCTCCCTTATAGAATAATTACTATTTATgacatataattttataaacattGACAGACAAAGATCATCTTTGTATACTTCTGAGTATCCGCCTCTCCCGACCAAATTATCTATACATGAATGAGAAAAAGGAATGAGGACTATGATTATATATGATTACAAcatcacataatatttttaaggCTATGTAGTATGTACCTTGGTGGAATTCATTAGTAGCATTGGCTATCTGCTCATAGCTGTAGCACTTTAATAAGGGCTGAGCCTTTTCATTCTTGGACATGCTATGTTTTCTTCGGAATGGTGATCCGAGGAAGGAGGCTATGCACTTCAAGGGAGATTGAggctttgatcttctcttaggCCTGTCTGTGGTGTAGGTTCTTGAGACCATAGTGTGCTATATTTCTAATGTGTTGAATAAAGGATCAATTTGGTAAAGCAAACAGAAGTTATCATAGTTTAATACtcttgatttattaaaaaaaattcttgcaTAAACAAAAATGGTGTGATACAAAGAATAGGCCTACAAATTTATGATGTAAAAGTTTGAAGTTGAATACACACAGTGAGGGATCCTAACACTAGCATTTTTCTCAAGCACAAAACAACTAAATGCCAACCTCAAAATCTAAAAACCTAACGAAATTCATTTTTGCAATCCTGCTAATAACAACTACAACCCGCAGAGGATAAGATAATATAAAACTAATATCTTTTTGCACCTCATAACTAAGTCATCAAATAAGTACACACATGGGCTAATTAAGCAACATAATGTCGCTAAGAAACTAGACAAGTTACCAGAAACAATGATGAATAGTAATACTTCTTCTTGAATAATGTTAAATAACAAAGAGAGTAAAGAAATTTGAAGGTAAAATGAGTATGTGTAACCTGAGAAGTGAAGTCAGAAGCAGTGAACATAAAAGAAGAGGTAAGGCTCTTAGTGACAATGGGGTGTCCCTCAAGCTTACGAAGGTACCAACCTACAAACCCACCAATTTGTGAGATATCACTCAATTTTAGTTTCTTCCAACACAAGAGAATAAAACAAGACGGTCACATGAACAGGAGAAAGAAATGTTTAAAACTGTGATTAATCACATGGGGAGAAAGccttcaataattaattaacaataaactaaaaacataaaaaagaatCATTACATtttatagatttaaaaaaaatccatttaGTAGTAAGGATTGAAATACAACTTTGCATGATGTaatataaaactaataaaatcagGCTAACAGTAAAAATACTACTTtcatctaaaataaataaaatttgaaaagaacaAAATATGCATGAGAATGATCTTAAAGCAATACTTGCTAATTCACTAAAAATAAACATCAATTAGGACCTGCGACATAGTCCATTATTGTGTATAACACTAGGATGAAACAAAGCCACAGGGATCTCAATTATCACACACATCATAATACATGACTTAAGAGATGCATTCATAACCTGTACAACTGAATTAGCATTTGTTGCTATATAAAACCATATCACCAAAATTCATGTCAATTGAAGGGGGGAATGAATCGAGTTTTATCAACATTACTTGGCACTGTTGTgtgtaaaaaattaatagaaaagaGGACACACTAGATAATAAATCTATTAACCTGATAATGTTTTCTGAAAATGAAAGGGTGAGAGAGATCAGTACTTCCGGTGCTTATAGTGCAAcatctcaatcaaatttaatacctgatgacttgcatcatctactcCTTTTTCTTGTCAAAAAAGATTATGAAAGAGACATAATCTCATGTAATCAATTCAATTCTATGCAtcaaatgatatattttttgatacattgctttgaaatgggtttgtattgaattttagGTAAAAAGAGCACCAAAAAGGGAGAGAACAATGAAGAAAGTTGGGCATATGAAATGGGCATGGCACTTACAACAAACGCCATGAAAATGTATGGGCGTGACACACCAGCaccaaggcgtggcacaccagtaATGACTTCCAGAGAAGAATGATTGGGTTCTAACGACGACGTGGCATGCCACCtgctgggcgtggcatgccagtatCAGTTTCCAGAAAGCAATATTGAAGGCCACAaaaagggcgtggcacgccaagcagGGCGTGTCACACCAAGTCCATCACACACCaagggcatgccacttgaaccattgggtgtggcacgccaattcATCAATCCAGAAGGGGACAaacacttgggcgtgccacatGGTATTGAAAGCGTGGCATGCCAACTCTAGCccatcacttgggcgtgccacttgaagacccaggcgtggcacgccaagcttgaagGAGTCAACTTAagatgggcgtgccacttgaacatcAAGACGTGGCATGCCAGTTCAAGTTTCCAGAGAGGAAGTTGAAGACCCAAAAatttgggcgtgccacttgatgtcgaaggcatggcatgccagCTATCATCCTCacttgggtgtgccacttgggtCCCAGGCGTGGCAAGCCAATGCTAAAGAAGACCAAGCAccaaagctgggcgtgccacttggatactaaggcgtggcacgccaactctcACTATTtacctgggcgtgccacttgaatacTGGGCGTGGAACGCCAGCTACTAGAGCAAGGAAGCATGCACTATGGGCATGGCACACCAGCTATGTTTTCTAGAGAGGTGAAGAAGCATGcactatgggcgtggcacgtcacacactgggcgtggcacgccggtTATGTTTTTCGAGAAGTGAAGAAGGTTTTtcatgggcatggcacgccacaTACTGGGTGTGGCATGCCAGTAGTAAAATCCAGAGAGGAAGATGAAGCAACCACAATGGGTGTGGCACGCTAGACCTTGGGCGTGCTACGCTAGTTCAATTGTCCAGGGAAGAAGAGCAAGAAGGAAGagcctgggcgtgccacttgggtttgaaggcatggcatgccagGCTAGCCAAGCTTTAAGAAGAGCCTGGACGTGCCACTTGGGctcaaaggcgtggcacgccaggctagcTAATGTTTAAGAAGaccctgggcatgccacttgggttcgaaggcgtggcacaccagggaTGCCAACACATGGGGCGTGCTACTTGAAGAGCTGGGCGTGGCGCGCCAAGCCAAATTTAGTggctaggcgtggcacgccacttaAATGCCAGTTACACGCCAAGTCTAAAGGTCACGTTTATTGAGTTTTCTTTTTCCCtccaattgtaattttcttttctcttttgtattttcttaattccagtgataggagtagtataaatatcCCCTGGAAGTATTGAATAGGAGGTTAGAGAGGGTTGACATTGCCAAGTTTAGATCTAGTTTAACTctacacttcatctcttccatctcttgtacttttctctgagctatgagtagctaaactcCCTCTTATTaggagagggagctctgttgtacttgatggattaatgatagtgaatttcttcttctcttcatattctctttgatttgctagaaggaatttcgttcttcatgctagtgttcaatcatcttgggaaagaggttgaatgcaaaatgggtttcatgggaaccttggaaaaggaaacatgaaaccatgcttgaaatcccttctcacacttgagtagaatctgggttttgggattggatatggtgacatataatccacccATTATTTGGATCCAtaatgatgtgtggtataatcagggaccaagcatatctctcttcatgaacaattagaccaaggaatcggctgattatcaagatttgagagattgaattaccaagggattgggactcaatcaatcatgattgccaagaggtcaatgagttgcatgattgaagatgagatgaacTGAATtgaatttaatccaaagagatcAATATCTCCTAATCCCAATGAATCCCCCTATTCTTACCTCCCAcattctttatagctttcttttACATTCTGCTAATTCCCCATTCCCTTTTAGAATTTAGCCAtttatgtttttgttctttacattcttgccatttacacttctacactttattgctttcctttacttttgtgCTTGTtataattctgcaatttaatttacAATACACAATACTCGCTACTTGATTAGCTTAACTAATTAACTCATTAGCTAACACTGCTCAATCAATCAATCTTTGTGGATATGATCCCACTCCTTGTGGATTATTACTTGATGAtatttggtgcgcttgccaaagaaCGGATTCATTTTATATGGGGAGTAAATTTTggtcatcaagttttatggcgccattgccggggatcgATTTGAATTGATAGTGATCAAGTGAATGAGCagttagattaagcattttttccTTTCATTCATGAATTCTCTGTTTTCATTGCCTACATATTAATACTAATAAgagcacactaactgtttgtTATTTTGCATCAATTAGTTTGGCTTACCCACCCTTCTTTCTAAGGgtgttaaaatttttcttttgtgattCTGTTTTGTGTATGACAGGGAGACGAGGAGCTGATATCTCCTACGACTCTGAACCTGAGAGAAGATTCTTAAGACTGCGTAGAGAAGCAGTGGCCAGAGGTAAAAGAGTGGTtggtgaagaaaaaaaagaaggtcCAACTCAAACCATAGAAGGAGAAGCACACAACCACCATGAAGAAGCTGTTGGCAACCATGCTCCACAAGAGAGGAGGGTGCTAGGCTCCTACATAAACCCCAACCCTAGgaattgtgggagtagcatcgGGAGGCCCAACATACACGCCAAAAATTTTGAGCTCAAACCATAAGTCATAACTCTCGTTCAGGATAATTGTTCCTTTGGAGGGAATGCACAAGAGGACCCTAATCAACATCTGACTTCAtttttgaggatttgtgacatgGTGAAATCAAACGGTGTTCATTTGGACACTTACAAAATGCTTTTGTTTCCCTTCTCTCTTAGGGACAAGGCATCAAAGTGGCTAGAATCATTTCCCAAGGAAAGCCTCACCACCTGGGAAGACACTGTTAACAAGTTTCTAGCAAGGTCCTACCCTCTACAGAGAATCAATAGACTGAGAGTTGAGGTCCAgacttttagacaacaagatggggagactctctatgaagcctgggagagatataaagatttgaaatgaaATGCCTCCCAgatatgtttaatgagtgggtgcaactgcacatcttctatgagGGGCTGTCATATGACTCTAAGAAGGCTCTAGAACACTCCTCTGGAGGCTCACTTAACAAGAAGAAGATATTCGAAGAGGCCATATACATAATAGAAACTATTTCCAGCAACAAGTATTTCTATGCTTCTGAAAAGACCCAAAAGAAGGGGGTGATGGAGCTCAATTCCATGGATGCTctgttagctcaaaacaagatgatcatgGCTCAGCTGGCAGCTCTAACCAAGCaaatagagaaaaataaagtCTCAGCTGTCCACGCTCAAGCACCTCCACAAGAGGAAGAATTCTCAGAAGTTGAAGAGGGGTGAAACCGTGGAAACTAGCCAACTATGTGAACAATTCCTCTAGACCACCATATGACCCCAATGCCAAGACATACAACCCAGGTTGGAGGAACcatccaaattttgggtggagaaaCCAGCAAAACCACAACCAAGACCATAAGCTATACCAATCTAACCAACACAACAACCACAACTCTAATCATCAACCAAGCAACACCAGAAACCACAACCCACCAAATGCATCTTACTATTCCAACCAACAACCATACAAAAGCCAACACCAAGATGCTTCAACTCCAACCATGCAACTTTGTGACATCAACAGCAACTTTGCAAAATTGGAAGTTGCCAAAGCACAACTAAATGGGGCCATTACCATTGTTGCAGATAGACAAGTGGAAGCTGACAAGAAGATAGATGCACTTCAAGAGGAAGTCAGGTCCAACATAAGAAACCAAGGAGTAGCCATTTCAAAATTGGAAGCATAACAAGGGACCTTGTCTAAACAACTGCCAATACCCACACACACTTTTCCCAGTGATACCATGGTCAACCCAAGAGGGGAGTGCAAAGCTATCACACTAAGAAGCGGGAACCGGGAAGGTTGTGGAAGGAGAAGTCCCAAGTCAAgacaaacaagaaaaggaagcTGCAACTGAATCTGAAAtcaagaaggaagaagatacTCCTGCACCAATCCCACCCAAGCAAGTTCTAAAGCCTTATGTGCCAAAAGCACCATATCCACAAAGGCTGAGAAAAGATGGAAAGGACAACCAGTTCTCTAGATTTTTGGAGATCTTcaagaagcttcaaatcaacatcccctttgctgaagcattagagcaaatgccactctatgccaaaTTCTTAAAGGAACTCATGACAAGGAAGaggattggagagaaaaagAGATTGTAATGCTCATTGAGGAGTGTAGTGCCATAATACAAAAGAAGCTCCCCCAGAAATtgaaagatcctgggagcttccAAATCCCCTGTATCATTTGGGATATAAACATTGAGAAGGAAGTATGTGATTTAGGAGCCAGCATCAACCTCATGTCCTTAGCCATGATGAAAAGGATGAGGATAGAAGAAGCAAAACCTACAAGAATGGCCCTTCAACTAGTAGATATGACCTTCAAATTTCCCTATGGTGTGGTGGAGGATTTGTTGGTAAAAGTGGGAGAGTTTATCTTCCCAGCTGATTTTGTTGTGCTTGATATGGAAGTAGAGGCCAACACATCAATCATCCTAGGAAGGCTATTCCTagctactgctggagccataattgatgttcaaaaaggaGAGCTAGTCTTAAGATTACATGAAGAGAAGATGGTCTTCAATGTCTTCAAGGCAATGAGCTACCCCAAGGAATCCATCAGAGAATGCATGATGGTGAACACAATTGAAAATCTAGTTCAAGGAGTCCTAGAGGAAGAACAATGTGAAGAAATCAAAGAGCAAGATCAACAAGCCTCGTGTGGTGAgctatgatgagcggataatttatacgctttttggcattgtttttaggtagtttttagtaggatctagctacttttagggatgtttttattagttttgatgcaaaatttacatttctggactttactatgagtttgtgtgtttttctgtgatttcaggtattttctggctgaaattgagggatctgagaaaaaa
This sequence is a window from Arachis duranensis cultivar V14167 chromosome 2, aradu.V14167.gnm2.J7QH, whole genome shotgun sequence. Protein-coding genes within it:
- the LOC107474366 gene encoding uncharacterized protein LOC107474366, whose translation is MLIEECSAIIQKKLPQKLKDPGSFQIPCIIWDINIEKEVCDLGASINLMSLAMMKRMRIEEAKPTRMALQLVDMTFKFPYGVVEDLLVKVGEFIFPADFVVLDMEVEANTSIILGRLFLATAGAIIDVQKGELVLRLHEEKMVFNVFKAMSYPKESIRECMMVNTIENLVQGVLEEEQCEEIKEQDQQASDCKIVPDDEGDDDADPPPVSSTKVSTSSAPPVAPVSDC